In one Culex quinquefasciatus strain JHB chromosome 2, VPISU_Cqui_1.0_pri_paternal, whole genome shotgun sequence genomic region, the following are encoded:
- the LOC6031745 gene encoding quinone oxidoreductase isoform X1: MAVQVDNLLLSEIGRSISLDTASRLREAAMSKLIRQVSIEAPAPKIKDSVFNLVVPVPDTPPHGARILVVYAGACYRKNQSTSISSISSQISDTGDITTSLSILAKQMQGGICSSISEEGPDSSPAQAHQTSVAIQHNPSAHHGVRDGALFPGFEVAGVIESLGTEVKPDCGYKVGQRVVLYPYEGVPAGYSELMVAPELQYLIPIPDNLPLSVAATLPTGALLAQSAIISAHAIVDELLKKRPGEKVKMLIVGTGGLALWALRIAAQHFYTPTTKDKIQITVASLRDEGFVMAKKCEKVNVVQWNEDLYEKQLIERTHDACEGLVDIVIDFGSTSRSLHRSMQCLTKGGHVLISDEIADKLLAKFAKRAEDRGVFIEVIPTGTIEQLHQVVKLVASNEIEPPPHTVFPSDQAAEVVRKLASSEIPGRAILKFHDVE; the protein is encoded by the exons ATGGCTGTTCAAGTGGATAATTTGCTGTTATCAGAAATTGG ACGCTCGATATCGTTGGACACAGCCTCGCGCCTAAGGGAAGCCGCCATGAGTAAGCTGATTCGCCAGGTGTCGATCGAGGCGCCCGCGCCCAAAATCAAGGACAGCGTGTTCAACCTGGTCGTACCGGTGCCGGACACACCCCCGCACGGGGCCCGCATCCTGGTGGTGTATGCGGGGGCGTGCTACCGCAAGAACCAGTCCACATCGATCTCGTCGATCAGCAGTCAAATCTCGGACACCGGCGACATCACCACCTCGCTGTCCATCCTGGCCAAGCAGATGCAGGGCGGAATCTGCTCCAGCATTAGCGAGGAAGGCCCGGACAGCTCACCGGCCCAGGCCCACCAAACCTCGGTGGCCATCCAGCACAACCCTTCGGCACATCACGGCGTCCGGGACGGAGCCCTGTTCCCGGGCTTTGAAGTGGCCGGCGTCATCGAGTCGCTCGGCACGGAAGTCAAACCAGACTGCGGCTACAAAGTCGGTCAACGGGTCGTGCTCTATCCGTACGAGGGCGTCCCCGCCGGCTATTCGGAACTGATGGTCGCCCCCGAACTTCAGTATCTCATCCCGATTCCGGACAACCTGCCGCTGAGCGTGGCGGCCACACTTCCCACCGGGGCTCTGCTGGCCCAGAGTGCCATCATCTCCGCACACGCGATCGTGGACGAACTGCTCAAAAAGCGACCGGGCGAGAAGGTCAAGATGTTGATCGTCGGCACCGGTGGACTGGCGCTGTGGGCGCTTCGCATTGCGGCGCAGCACTTTTACACGCCGACGACCAAGGACAAGATTCAGATTACGGTGGCGAGCCTGCGGGACGAGGGCTTCGTGATGGCGAAGAAGTGCGAGAA AGTCAACGTGGTCCAGTGGAACGAAGACTTGTACGAGAAGCAACTGATTGAGCGCACGCACGACGCGTGCGAGGGCCTGGTGGACATCGTGATCGACTTCGGCTCGACGTCGCGCAGTCTGCACCGGTCGATGCAATGCCTGACGAAGGGAGGGCACGTGCTGATCAGCGACGAGATCGCCGACAAGCTGCTGGCCAAGTTTGCCAAGCGGGCCGAGGACCGGGGCGTGTTCATCGAGGTCATCCCGACGGGGACGATCGAACAGCTGCACCAGGTCGTCAAGCTGGTCGCGTCGAATGAG ATTGAACCACCACCGCACACAGTATTCCCGTCGGACCAGGCCGCCGAAGTGGTACGCAAGCTGGCCAGCTCAGAGATTCCCGGACGTGCCATCCTGAAATTCCACGATGTCGAGTAA
- the LOC6031745 gene encoding quinone oxidoreductase isoform X2 has product MLSSMEKQGRSISLDTASRLREAAMSKLIRQVSIEAPAPKIKDSVFNLVVPVPDTPPHGARILVVYAGACYRKNQSTSISSISSQISDTGDITTSLSILAKQMQGGICSSISEEGPDSSPAQAHQTSVAIQHNPSAHHGVRDGALFPGFEVAGVIESLGTEVKPDCGYKVGQRVVLYPYEGVPAGYSELMVAPELQYLIPIPDNLPLSVAATLPTGALLAQSAIISAHAIVDELLKKRPGEKVKMLIVGTGGLALWALRIAAQHFYTPTTKDKIQITVASLRDEGFVMAKKCEKVNVVQWNEDLYEKQLIERTHDACEGLVDIVIDFGSTSRSLHRSMQCLTKGGHVLISDEIADKLLAKFAKRAEDRGVFIEVIPTGTIEQLHQVVKLVASNEIEPPPHTVFPSDQAAEVVRKLASSEIPGRAILKFHDVE; this is encoded by the exons ACGCTCGATATCGTTGGACACAGCCTCGCGCCTAAGGGAAGCCGCCATGAGTAAGCTGATTCGCCAGGTGTCGATCGAGGCGCCCGCGCCCAAAATCAAGGACAGCGTGTTCAACCTGGTCGTACCGGTGCCGGACACACCCCCGCACGGGGCCCGCATCCTGGTGGTGTATGCGGGGGCGTGCTACCGCAAGAACCAGTCCACATCGATCTCGTCGATCAGCAGTCAAATCTCGGACACCGGCGACATCACCACCTCGCTGTCCATCCTGGCCAAGCAGATGCAGGGCGGAATCTGCTCCAGCATTAGCGAGGAAGGCCCGGACAGCTCACCGGCCCAGGCCCACCAAACCTCGGTGGCCATCCAGCACAACCCTTCGGCACATCACGGCGTCCGGGACGGAGCCCTGTTCCCGGGCTTTGAAGTGGCCGGCGTCATCGAGTCGCTCGGCACGGAAGTCAAACCAGACTGCGGCTACAAAGTCGGTCAACGGGTCGTGCTCTATCCGTACGAGGGCGTCCCCGCCGGCTATTCGGAACTGATGGTCGCCCCCGAACTTCAGTATCTCATCCCGATTCCGGACAACCTGCCGCTGAGCGTGGCGGCCACACTTCCCACCGGGGCTCTGCTGGCCCAGAGTGCCATCATCTCCGCACACGCGATCGTGGACGAACTGCTCAAAAAGCGACCGGGCGAGAAGGTCAAGATGTTGATCGTCGGCACCGGTGGACTGGCGCTGTGGGCGCTTCGCATTGCGGCGCAGCACTTTTACACGCCGACGACCAAGGACAAGATTCAGATTACGGTGGCGAGCCTGCGGGACGAGGGCTTCGTGATGGCGAAGAAGTGCGAGAA AGTCAACGTGGTCCAGTGGAACGAAGACTTGTACGAGAAGCAACTGATTGAGCGCACGCACGACGCGTGCGAGGGCCTGGTGGACATCGTGATCGACTTCGGCTCGACGTCGCGCAGTCTGCACCGGTCGATGCAATGCCTGACGAAGGGAGGGCACGTGCTGATCAGCGACGAGATCGCCGACAAGCTGCTGGCCAAGTTTGCCAAGCGGGCCGAGGACCGGGGCGTGTTCATCGAGGTCATCCCGACGGGGACGATCGAACAGCTGCACCAGGTCGTCAAGCTGGTCGCGTCGAATGAG ATTGAACCACCACCGCACACAGTATTCCCGTCGGACCAGGCCGCCGAAGTGGTACGCAAGCTGGCCAGCTCAGAGATTCCCGGACGTGCCATCCTGAAATTCCACGATGTCGAGTAA
- the LOC6031745 gene encoding quinone oxidoreductase isoform X3, which produces MSKLIRQVSIEAPAPKIKDSVFNLVVPVPDTPPHGARILVVYAGACYRKNQSTSISSISSQISDTGDITTSLSILAKQMQGGICSSISEEGPDSSPAQAHQTSVAIQHNPSAHHGVRDGALFPGFEVAGVIESLGTEVKPDCGYKVGQRVVLYPYEGVPAGYSELMVAPELQYLIPIPDNLPLSVAATLPTGALLAQSAIISAHAIVDELLKKRPGEKVKMLIVGTGGLALWALRIAAQHFYTPTTKDKIQITVASLRDEGFVMAKKCEKVNVVQWNEDLYEKQLIERTHDACEGLVDIVIDFGSTSRSLHRSMQCLTKGGHVLISDEIADKLLAKFAKRAEDRGVFIEVIPTGTIEQLHQVVKLVASNEIEPPPHTVFPSDQAAEVVRKLASSEIPGRAILKFHDVE; this is translated from the exons ATGAGTAAGCTGATTCGCCAGGTGTCGATCGAGGCGCCCGCGCCCAAAATCAAGGACAGCGTGTTCAACCTGGTCGTACCGGTGCCGGACACACCCCCGCACGGGGCCCGCATCCTGGTGGTGTATGCGGGGGCGTGCTACCGCAAGAACCAGTCCACATCGATCTCGTCGATCAGCAGTCAAATCTCGGACACCGGCGACATCACCACCTCGCTGTCCATCCTGGCCAAGCAGATGCAGGGCGGAATCTGCTCCAGCATTAGCGAGGAAGGCCCGGACAGCTCACCGGCCCAGGCCCACCAAACCTCGGTGGCCATCCAGCACAACCCTTCGGCACATCACGGCGTCCGGGACGGAGCCCTGTTCCCGGGCTTTGAAGTGGCCGGCGTCATCGAGTCGCTCGGCACGGAAGTCAAACCAGACTGCGGCTACAAAGTCGGTCAACGGGTCGTGCTCTATCCGTACGAGGGCGTCCCCGCCGGCTATTCGGAACTGATGGTCGCCCCCGAACTTCAGTATCTCATCCCGATTCCGGACAACCTGCCGCTGAGCGTGGCGGCCACACTTCCCACCGGGGCTCTGCTGGCCCAGAGTGCCATCATCTCCGCACACGCGATCGTGGACGAACTGCTCAAAAAGCGACCGGGCGAGAAGGTCAAGATGTTGATCGTCGGCACCGGTGGACTGGCGCTGTGGGCGCTTCGCATTGCGGCGCAGCACTTTTACACGCCGACGACCAAGGACAAGATTCAGATTACGGTGGCGAGCCTGCGGGACGAGGGCTTCGTGATGGCGAAGAAGTGCGAGAA AGTCAACGTGGTCCAGTGGAACGAAGACTTGTACGAGAAGCAACTGATTGAGCGCACGCACGACGCGTGCGAGGGCCTGGTGGACATCGTGATCGACTTCGGCTCGACGTCGCGCAGTCTGCACCGGTCGATGCAATGCCTGACGAAGGGAGGGCACGTGCTGATCAGCGACGAGATCGCCGACAAGCTGCTGGCCAAGTTTGCCAAGCGGGCCGAGGACCGGGGCGTGTTCATCGAGGTCATCCCGACGGGGACGATCGAACAGCTGCACCAGGTCGTCAAGCTGGTCGCGTCGAATGAG ATTGAACCACCACCGCACACAGTATTCCCGTCGGACCAGGCCGCCGAAGTGGTACGCAAGCTGGCCAGCTCAGAGATTCCCGGACGTGCCATCCTGAAATTCCACGATGTCGAGTAA
- the LOC6031746 gene encoding trans-1,2-dihydrobenzene-1,2-diol dehydrogenase, whose product MSALRWGIVSAGTAAHDFACAVSTLPEADHRVVAVAARGLENAQKFAELHGIGTFYDGYEALACDRNVDIVYIGAVTSNHYEVAMAMLDAGKHVLCEKPLCVNEGQSKALLGYARERGLFCMESIWSRFFPSYAHVRERIRRGDLGEIQRVTIEQGLRISNVERIRMGRLGAGSILDLGVNTVQLALWTFQSYPKEIVVTGGVEAELKVELRFINGGVASIRTSGIQNLSNTAVISGAHGKITLYDFWCPTELTDLDGTVRSYPLPSSKIECIQKNGEGLRFEVEECRKRVLAGDVESQTVPHGDSLAIARVQDAIRKQLGVEEVEDYVFKP is encoded by the exons atgtcagCATTACGGTGGGGAATAGTCAGCGCGGGAACCGCGGCCCACGACTTTGCCTGTGCCGTGTCGACACTTCCGGAAGCTGATCACAGGGTGG tggctGTGGCCGCAAGGGGCTTGGAGAATGCCCAAAAGTTTGCAGAGCTGCATGGGATTGGAACGTTCTACGATGGATACGAGGCGCTGGCTTGCGATCGGAATGTTG ATATCGTCTACATCGGTGCCGTGACCAGCAACCACTACGAGGTCGCCATGGCCATGCTGGACGCCGGCAAGCACGTTCTCTGCGAAAAACCTCTTTGCGTAAACGAGGGCCAATCCAAAGCCCTGCTGGGGTACGCCCGCGAACGTGGCCTGTTCTGCATGGAGTCCATCTGGTCCCGGTTCTTCCCAAGTTATGCGCACGTTCGGGAGCGTATCCGACGTGGAGATCTGGGTGAAATCCAGCGCGTTACCATCGAGCAGGGCCTACGCATCAGCAACGTCGAGCGGATCCGGATGGGTCGTTTAGGAGCTGGAAGTATCCTTGATTTGGGCGTGAACACCGTCCAGCTGGCACTGTGGACGTTCCAGAGCTATCCGAAGGAGATTGTCGTTACGGGAGGCGTGGAGGCAGAACTGAAGGTCGAGTTGCGGTTCATCAACGGAGGAGTGGCATCGATCCGAACCAGTGGCATACAGAATCTGTCCAATACGGCGGTCATCTCTGGAGCCCATGGTAAAATCACG CTGTACGACTTTTGGTGTCCGACGGAGCTGACCGACCTGGACGGAACGGTTCGGTCGTATCCGCTGCCCAGCTCGAAGATCGAGTGTATCCAGAAGAACGGGGAAGGGTTGCGGTTCGAGGTGGAAGAGTGCCGCAAGCGGGTTCTGGCCGGGGACGTCGAGTCGCAAACGGTGCCCCACGGGGACAGCTTGGCGATCGCCCGGGTGCAGGATGCGATCCGGAAGCAGCTCGGCGTGGAGGAAGTTGAGGATTATGTTTTTAAGCCGTAA
- the LOC6031747 gene encoding uncharacterized protein LOC6031747, producing the protein MLKPIKNFITYLQKNANGSAIFGLTPTTMGPNEEPTTTSLDEAVTTTVVSGCGVDEEDGLMPADELNCDDPLYDPLALDDAACGSDLNVSCTSSIATDLDTSAQITLVDVTSLKNSPIRRDSEEENISVVTNGGESVNISVNGQVGSETSPLVNGHGGGDETKSTILGDDSFTTASTGGTPNVTINGQCIASGNGEVEFTVADGVPAVTTGTEAAASTQGTPRQREEEEASDGSDSGLGSEPSRNLVPSVAVKSNLKRRSAEDAPTTDVSSEKRPKKGITFDGVTVFYFTRMQGFGCVPSQGGCTLGMEFQHMHSRRFTLAEHAAEQRKMHRAQLQELNGARSSSSEETDSEEEPSESGSEAESESYGFLQPVTTRQRRALLKAAGVRKIDSTEKDECRVIRTSREVCGCTCREYCDPDTCACSQAGIKCQVDRPNFPCGCTQDGCANVVGRVEFNPARVRTHFIHTIMRLNLENKASEDQRHMSGGSSYGSGKDWSSGPVRLPGLYGMMGGGGAVEQVDSYHQQPQYGHQGYQGAESLDLHYAFRDYYGTGAQQQPQPVVNDQLTMMSSYYGNYATPLDQYHQPHHPGLDQRQPDPHSSYHGQQQQPLDSLSSAVIIDEDTTLNTPINPNFVCDDPPQPEPTSTPTTALSSQLSLDASQPSQDPLDSSSSFIDLNSPLAAPSSDRLEAINDLLASSRASAVTAVVKRSLPEEDDELSDFRDPPVMPTVVIDCDAELSQDDIQEGDCTVVTEEVVNPTEIVPADKVVETSENLSEIIKNSIVETVSN; encoded by the exons TCTAACCCCCACCACAATGGGTCCCAACGAAGAACCGACGACCACCTCGCTCGACGAGGCCGTTACGACCACGGTCGTCAGCGGTTGCGGCGTCGACGAAGAGGACGGCCTGATGCCCGCGGACGAGCTAAACTGCGACGATCCGCTGTACGATCCACTGGCGCTGGATGACGCCGCATGCGGTTCGGACCTGAACGTGAGCTGCACCAGCAGTATCGCCACCGATCTGGACACTTCCGCGCAGATTACGCTGGTGGACGTGACCAGCCTGAAGAACAGTCCCATCCGACGAGACTCGGAGGAGGAGAACATTAGCGTAGTGACAAACGGTGGTGAATCTGTGAATATTAGTGTAAACGGACAAGTTGGCAGTGAGACGTCGCCGTTGGTGAATGGCCATGGCGGCGGGGACGAGACCAAGTCTACCATTCTGGGGGATGACAGCTTTACGACGGCTTCCACCGGGGGAACCCCGAACGTTACGATTAACGGACAGTGCATTGCTAGCGGTAACGGTGAGGTGGAATTTACGGTGGCGGATGGAGTACCGGCAGTTACGACCGGTACCGAAGCGGCCGCGTCGACTCAGGGAACGCCGCGACAACGGGAAGAGGAGGAAGCTAGTGATGGGTCCGATTCGGGGCTCGGGTCGGAACCTTCTAGGAATTTGGTTCCAAGTGTGGCGGTAAAAAGTAATCTCAAGCGACGCTCGGCGGAAGACGCCCCGACGACGGATGTGAGCAGCGAGAAGCGACCAAAGAAGGGCATCACGTTCGACGGAGTTACCGTGTTTTACTTCACCCGGATGCAGGGCTTCGGGTGTGTGCCGTCGCAGGGCGGTTGTACGCTGGGGATGGAGTTCCAGCACATGCACTCGAG ACGCTTCACCCTGGCCGAACACGCCGCCGAGCAGCGCAAGATGCACCGTGCCCAGCTCCAGGAGCTGAATGGCGCCCGGTCCAGCTCCAGCGAGGAAACCGACAGCGAGGAAGAACCCAGCGAAAGCGGCTCCGAAGCGGAGAGCGAATCGTACGGCTTCCTGCAGCCAGTAACGACGCGCCAGCGACGGGCGCTGCTGAAAGCTGCCGGGGTACGGAAGATCGACTCGACGGAGAAGGACGAGTGCCGGGTCATTCGGACGTCGCGGGAAGTTTGCGGCTGCACGTGCCGCGAGTACTGCGATCCGGACACGTGCGCTTGCAGCCAGGCGGGGATCAAGTGCCAGGTTGATCGGCCGAACTTTCCCTGCGGGTGCACCCAGGACGGGTGTGCGAACGTGGTTGGACGGGTGGAGTTCAATCCGGCCCGGGTTAGGACACACTTTATCCACACGATAATGCGGTTGAATCTGGAGAACAAAGCTAGTGAGGACCAGCGGCATATGAGTGGGGGAAGTAGCTACGGAAGCGGGAAAGATTGGTCGAGCGGACCGGTGCGATTACCAGGGCTGTACGGGATGATGGGCGGGGGTGGTGCAGTGGAGCAAGTTGACAGCTACCATCAGCAGCCTCAGTACGGACACCAGGGTTACCAGGGTGCGGAATCGCTGGATCTGCACTACGCGTTCCGGGATTACTACGGTACCGGTGCGCAGCAGCAACCCCAGCCAGTAGTCAACGACCAGCTAACGATGATGAGTTCCTACTACGGCAACTACGCGACTCCTCTCGATCAGTACCACCAGCCTCACCATCCCGGTCTAGACCAGCGACAGCCCGATCCACATTCCTCCTACCACGGCCAGCAACAGCAACCGCTGGACAGCCTAAGCTCCGCGGTCATCATAGACGAAGACACCACCCTCAATACCCCCATCAACCCAAACTTTGTCTGCGACGACCCACCACAGCCCGAACCAACCTCCACCCCAACCACCGCCCTCAGCTCCCAGCTGAGCCTAGACGCGTCCCAACCCTCCCAAGACCCACTCGACAGCAGTAGCAGCTTCATCGACCTCAACAGCCCTCTGGCGGCGCCCTCCAGCGATCGGCTCGAAGCGATCAACGACCTGCTCGCGAGTAGCCGCGCCAGTGCCGTCACCGCCGTCGTCAAGCGATCCCTTCCCGAGGAGGACGACGAGCTGAGCGACTTCCGCGACCCACCCGTCATGCCCACCGTCGTCATCGACTGCGACGCGGAACTGTCCCAGGACGATATCCAAGAAGGGGACTGCACGGTGGTGACGGAAGAAGTGGTCAACCCAACGGAGATCGTCCCGGCGGACAAAGTCGTCGAAACGAGCGAAAATCTAAGTGAAATTATCAAGAATAGTATTGTTGAAACTGTGTCTAACTAA